The DNA segment GAGAACTGAGGTATGAAGGGAGGTCGATACTATCTGGAAGCATAACAATAGCCTTGTTGTCCATGTCTTCATCGGTTGAATTTGCGTATTTTTCTAGCGGAGGTGGGAGTGAAAGTTCGTGCTTTCTTGAGGAAGGTTGTGATTTTGATTCTGCCCAACCAAGGGGGTATGGAAGTCTAACAATGACAATATTGTTCACAGGGCCTGAATATAATAAGTGCACATTGGTTACATGCTTCGGGTGTGTATAATAAAGAACATCACATGAAGAAACAGTATTTATGCTTTTTTGTATGAGATTTGTCCTAAACaaaaagttatgaaaatgaacGGAGCATGCATAGAAGGTAATGCTCGACACTAAAAGAATGCAATCTAATTAGTGCCTTTCATGGAAAACAAGAAACATTTACCTTTGGAATGTCGGAACATGCGAgtaatgttttgtgttttcacaTCCCAAACTCGAATCATGCCATCCTCTGATCCAGATAGTAGCAAATCTCCTTCAGCACTATATGCCAAGCATGTAACTGGCTTACTGTCCAAAAAAATGATTGTAAAACTGTTAAGAGGCTATCATTCACCGATATTATTCAAATACGAGCAACTTTTCCTTTTTTTGATGCATAACAATCAGAAGTATCTCAAAAGTCCACCTTCAATCTAGGGGATTAGTTTTAGGGTTCCAAGCCTAAGAGCACAAGCCATAGCACCTCTACTTTAAGAACTAAAAGAAAGTATGAAGTTAAACGACAACAAGCAACATAGACTTTCCCGGGATTATTTGGGAGTATTGAAAAGATGGGCGaaacaaaaactaataaaaaaatgataaagtcTGAACAAAAAAGTAACACCTTTGATCAGTTAGTGAACCGATGATGTGCAATCCATAGTTGTCCCTAGGGGAACTTTCGGCATTAAGAGCAGCAATATAAATTTTACCATCTCGGCTGCCGGCATAGAAGACATGTTCACCAGGGTCTATTGCAATTGCATCAATGATGGAAGGAAACACAACGTTTCGTAATAATCTTCCCTTGGATAAGCTCCATACCTACTAGCAGTGAACGCTAAATCAGGAACATCCGGTAATTACAAAACAAATCAATTGATATTCCCCGTAATAAGATTCTATTACAAGCATGGTAGATTTGTCAAAAAACCAACAAAAGAATTGTGAATTACTATCATGTTAAGCAAATGCGTCAACGTTTCTATCTTTTCATTCAAATGCATATAGTTCAAAACACAATTTACTGATAAAAAGGCGATAAATAGATAAATTGGGTGGTGCCAATGACATGCCATTCAAAGTTTCTATCTTTTCATTCAAATGCATATAGTTTAAAACAACATTCCAATCACCAATCTCTTAAGATATTACAGAACAAACCTTACAAGTTCGGTCCTCGGAAGCCGACACGATGATTGCATTCCCTCCGCCATAACCAATAACAATATCTGTTACACGCAGAGTATGTTCCGTAAAACTATACTCATAAAGATGACTAACCTGCTGCCGTCTAACATCATCGAATATCCTAATTTACATCCAAATCAAAAGTAGAAACTATTAGCAATTAGTAACCACAATAATCAAATACGATACACACGAGTAAGGGTGTACATGAAAAGCGACCAAACTCGAACGCATCCATCTTCGGACCCGGAAATGAGAAGTGAATCATCTTCAGAGAAAACTAAACATGTAATTGCTCTATAATGAGCATGCCATTTCTTCAATAACCTACCCGTAGCAACCTAAACAAAAAACGAACCAAAAATGTTTAAGCTTTAATTAACAAacaaattacttaaaaattaaataaagggaTTGAATTGTTTTATACCTCCCAAATGTAAATATCACCTGATGAACCTCCACCAACTATGTAAGCACCATCGCTATTAGCAATAAGCGGTTTAATGGGTTCAGCGGGAAAGCTTTTAACTTGGGCTTGAGgctgtaaaaaataaataaataaaattaagcaaaaaaaagggggaaatttttGGGTGGTTAAAAAGAGCGTACCTTGGACCAAGACCAATAAAGGAGGTGACCGGAGGTGGCGGAGGGGTCACGAAGTTGAGAGCAGGCGAGGAAACGGCAACCGACGGAGGTAAGGCCGTGTGGAGGGGAGGCGCAAGTTTTGTAACGGAGTTGCTCCGCCCCTGTTTGTAGGTCCCAGCAACCGATGCCGCCGTCGATTGAAGATGATGCTATTACTACATTCATTGTTATTGGGACAAGCTTCGCTTGGTTCTTACAACGATAAATGATAAtagggttttgttttgttttttagggttttaggtacAGGGGAGGATGAGAGGCTTGACACTGCAACAGCGAGAATGTTCAGAACGGAAACGACATcgtttttccctttattttttttaatgatcaACGACATCGTTTAATTCATTGAACTCCGAATTataggttaaattgtaaaaaaaatttattcttctatagaaattttcaaaatagtcactcaactatttaacctttttttagccttcaatatttataaattatgttaatttaatttttattgtaaaaaaattaacccttaacatttacatATTGTGTGATTCGATTTACAGTTTTTTTTACAATGAGAGTTagttttaaaagaatgagaaaatattaaaattattatcttggatttttgagtatttcttttttttttgtatattttcagtCATATTTAAGTGATAACTTTGTTTTGTTGGTTTTTTAGGTGAAAGGGTCACGATGAGGAAAAAATGCAAATAAAATACCAAATTATACAATGTGTAAATTTGagggttagattttttttaaaatcaatattaaattgacacaatgtataaatgttgagggttaaagttcCTATTATATCAATTTCAAAAGCTATCATAGTTAGTCAGTTGGTGAcaataaaacaaaattgaatagttgggtaaaaaaaaactaatatttggATAAATactagtgtagtttacccaattTTAAAGTTGCATTTAAATATCAAAACACTTCAATTGAATCTTCAAACTAAGACACGGTACTAATCAAATTCTTTTTGTCAATCTAACGATCAGCTTTGACGTTATGATAACTTGAATTTCGTGTGGTTCGTTTTTAAATACGTatagattaataatttttttaaacaagacAACGTCATTGATTGGATGGATATTTTAGTTTAGAATTCAATTGGAATGTGTTGAagtttagaatttaaatttacaatttaattcataGTTCGAGAATGCATCGTGCAATTaatcattttatataatttgtgTTAATCGCACATTGGTAAACTATGGattaagttttaaattgatcctaaaactttaaaaaattttaattaaatcctcAAAATAGTAATATAGTATCAATGATATCTCTCTGTCAACCTAACCATATATGGGACAGTAAATGTTAGCTTGGATCTACATGGAATATAGATTAAAACACGTGGGTCAACATTAAACCAAATGTATACTAATCGTATAAACAACTTAGATctaatatttgaaagaaaaaaataaccctcTTAAATTTTAATGACGTGTTTTTGAACACATTAAATTCAAGCTTTCCATAAGGTAGGTATACTCAAAATCAaatctaaattgaaatttaatggcCAAGTTGATGGGTAAATTGACAGaatgatttaattaatatacaatactaaaattttaataattaaatcagAACATTTTGGAGTTGAGGATCAATTTAAAACTAGACCTTATTTAGGGAGCTATAGCGcaattaatcctttttattttctttgggcCAGATATTTCGAAAATCAAAACTAGGGTTGCTCTCGACTATCTTCGGCCCAATATGCTGTGAACCCTAAATGGGATTTCTTCTTTTGGGAGCTATAAGCAATTAATCCTCGCATAAGATAGGACTTAAATATGGTAGGCTCTGAACCTAGGAGCTTAGGACCAGGGTGTTCGCGTTT comes from the Gossypium hirsutum isolate 1008001.06 chromosome A06, Gossypium_hirsutum_v2.1, whole genome shotgun sequence genome and includes:
- the LOC107941566 gene encoding protein ROOT INITIATION DEFECTIVE 3 — translated: MNVVIASSSIDGGIGCWDLQTGAEQLRYKTCASPPHGLTSVGCRFLACSQLRDPSATSGHLLYWSWSKPQAQVKSFPAEPIKPLIANSDGAYIVGGGSSGDIYIWEVATGRLLKKWHAHYRAITCLVFSEDDSLLISGSEDGCVRVWSLFMIFDDVRRQQVSHLYEYSFTEHTLRVTDIVIGYGGGNAIIVSASEDRTCKVWSLSKGRLLRNVVFPSIIDAIAIDPGEHVFYAGSRDGKIYIAALNAESSPRDNYGLHIIGSLTDQSKPVTCLAYSAEGDLLLSGSEDGMIRVWDVKTQNITRMFRHSKGPVNNIVIVRLPYPLGWAESKSQPSSRKHELSLPPPLEKYANSTDEDMDNKAIVMLPDSIDLPSYLSSHLINDHIKQLQQQGSSAVAEMEAKRLKADCQRSMEMFQQLRKVYDNLQEFCVNELLDEQTMEGSKGN